A single genomic interval of Christensenellaceae bacterium 44-20 harbors:
- a CDS encoding pyridoxal phosphate-dependent aminotransferase, with protein MPQLSKRVDTFTDSVIRRMTRISDAREGSINLSQGFPDFDPPQALLDALAQMAGGGEQHQYSITFGSENLRSCIAKKYSPIFGYEIDPETEIVVTCGSTEAMMAAMMTICNPGDKVIVFSPFYENYGADAILSGADPIYVPLNPPEFGFDRSVLEAAFAKGAKAIIVCNPSNPCGKVFSREELEYILELAEKYDAFVITDEVYEHIVFPPYQHIAAASLPGGRERVITCNSLSKTFSITGWRLGFMIARADVAENVKKVHDFLTVGAPAPLQEAACAGFALGQDYYDELAETYGKKRKIFMDGLDAIGLKHTVPQGSYFIMVDISDFLKLEKFRGWTDLQFCEWMVEEVGVAAVPGSSFFREPINHLIRLHFARSEDSLREALSRLSKLADYLKA; from the coding sequence ATGCCGCAGCTAAGCAAACGTGTCGATACATTTACAGATTCCGTAATCCGCAGGATGACGCGCATCAGCGATGCGAGAGAGGGGAGCATTAACCTCTCGCAGGGGTTCCCGGATTTCGACCCGCCGCAGGCGTTGCTGGACGCCCTGGCCCAAATGGCAGGGGGCGGAGAACAGCATCAGTATTCCATCACCTTCGGTTCGGAAAACCTGCGCAGCTGTATCGCGAAAAAGTATTCGCCGATATTTGGCTACGAAATCGATCCGGAAACAGAGATCGTCGTAACCTGCGGCTCGACCGAGGCTATGATGGCAGCGATGATGACGATTTGCAACCCTGGCGATAAGGTGATCGTGTTCAGCCCGTTTTATGAAAACTACGGCGCAGATGCGATTTTAAGCGGTGCGGATCCCATCTATGTTCCGCTCAACCCGCCCGAGTTCGGCTTTGACCGGAGCGTGCTGGAAGCCGCTTTCGCAAAGGGAGCCAAGGCCATCATCGTGTGCAACCCTTCCAACCCCTGCGGCAAGGTGTTCAGCCGGGAGGAGCTGGAATATATTCTGGAGCTGGCTGAGAAGTATGATGCGTTCGTCATCACGGACGAAGTGTATGAGCATATCGTGTTCCCGCCCTATCAGCATATCGCGGCTGCCTCTCTGCCCGGCGGCAGAGAGCGGGTCATCACCTGCAACTCGCTTTCCAAGACCTTTTCCATCACGGGATGGCGCCTCGGGTTCATGATTGCCCGGGCGGATGTGGCGGAAAATGTGAAGAAGGTGCACGATTTCCTGACAGTAGGCGCGCCTGCGCCGCTGCAGGAAGCCGCCTGCGCAGGGTTTGCCCTGGGCCAGGATTACTACGATGAGCTGGCCGAGACATACGGGAAGAAGCGCAAGATCTTCATGGATGGGCTGGATGCCATTGGGCTCAAGCATACTGTTCCCCAGGGTTCGTATTTCATCATGGTGGATATTTCGGACTTCCTGAAGCTGGAGAAGTTCCGCGGCTGGACGGATTTGCAGTTCTGCGAGTGGATGGTGGAGGAAGTCGGCGTGGCGGCGGTGCCCGGCTCGAGCTTTTTCCGCGAGCCCATCAACCACCTGATTCGCCTGCACTTTGCCCGGAGCGAAGATTCTCTGCGCGAAGCGCTGAGCCGGCTGAGCAAACTGGCGGATTATCTCAAAGCATAG
- a CDS encoding transporter substrate-binding domain-containing protein gives MKKILALVMAALVLVGCAACGKKEEKSKIEQIKEAGELVVGTSADYPPFEFHVEIDGKDTIVGLDMAMCQYIADDLGVELRVVDMAFDNLVMSLQKGEFDLVAASMSKDEKREKAIDFTDVIYYTDTVLVTKKENADKFKTTEDLKGHKIGAQSGTSQMDKAVEFVGEDNAVGLTKQQDLILEVQNGKIEGTLIEALVADAYVAANPDLVVCNIGVARTEYSGIRIGVEKGEEEFVEYLNGIIAEMQEKDLISKYTLEAQKLAGME, from the coding sequence ATGAAAAAGATTTTAGCACTGGTTATGGCAGCGCTGGTTCTCGTGGGCTGCGCCGCTTGCGGAAAGAAAGAAGAAAAATCCAAGATTGAGCAGATTAAGGAAGCGGGCGAGCTGGTCGTCGGCACTTCGGCAGACTATCCTCCCTTCGAGTTCCATGTGGAAATTGACGGCAAGGATACCATCGTCGGCCTGGATATGGCAATGTGCCAGTATATTGCGGATGATCTTGGCGTAGAGCTGAGAGTCGTGGATATGGCGTTCGACAATCTGGTCATGAGCCTGCAGAAGGGTGAGTTCGACCTGGTCGCGGCCAGCATGAGCAAGGATGAAAAGCGCGAGAAGGCCATCGATTTTACGGACGTCATCTACTACACGGATACGGTTCTGGTAACAAAGAAAGAAAACGCTGATAAGTTCAAAACCACAGAGGATCTGAAGGGGCACAAAATCGGTGCGCAGTCCGGCACGTCGCAAATGGATAAGGCGGTCGAGTTCGTCGGCGAGGACAATGCAGTCGGCCTGACCAAGCAGCAGGATCTGATACTGGAAGTGCAGAACGGGAAAATCGAAGGAACGCTGATTGAGGCGCTGGTCGCAGATGCATATGTGGCGGCAAACCCGGATCTGGTTGTCTGCAACATCGGTGTGGCGCGGACGGAATACAGCGGTATCCGCATTGGTGTAGAAAAGGGAGAAGAGGAGTTCGTGGAATACCTCAACGGGATCATTGCGGAGATGCAGGAAAAAGACCTGATTTCCAAGTATACGCTGGAAGCACAGAAGCTGGCCGGCATGGAGTAA
- a CDS encoding RNA methyltransferase, which translates to MEQITSTKNEYIKLLRSLKQKKGREETGLFLAEGDKCAAEALGNAKVQALLTTQEQHPLAIQAEQKGVRAVLVSQAVMEAVSDVKTPQSAIAVVQKQQGKLPEQGLFVALEDVADPQNVGTILRTADAVGAAGVLLSGKCADYTSPKAVRAAMGSVFHLPVEVAQDFQGRLSAMKKAGVRLLGGHLQGVQAMPGRQENLCVIIGNEARGMSESAVRLCDYLVKIPIYGKAESLNAAVAAGILLYRCKEGR; encoded by the coding sequence GTGGAGCAGATCACCAGCACGAAAAACGAATATATCAAATTGCTGCGCAGCCTGAAGCAGAAAAAAGGCCGGGAAGAAACTGGGCTGTTTTTGGCGGAGGGCGATAAATGCGCGGCAGAGGCGCTTGGCAATGCCAAAGTGCAGGCACTGCTGACGACGCAGGAGCAGCATCCGCTGGCTATTCAGGCAGAGCAAAAAGGCGTTCGGGCAGTTTTGGTTTCCCAGGCAGTGATGGAGGCAGTTTCGGATGTTAAGACGCCCCAGAGCGCAATCGCCGTCGTTCAAAAACAGCAGGGCAAGCTGCCGGAGCAGGGGCTTTTTGTGGCGCTGGAGGATGTGGCGGATCCGCAGAACGTCGGGACGATTCTGCGCACGGCAGACGCCGTGGGCGCGGCGGGCGTGCTGCTTTCCGGCAAATGCGCAGACTACACCTCTCCCAAAGCTGTGCGCGCGGCGATGGGCAGTGTTTTTCATCTGCCGGTTGAAGTTGCGCAGGATTTTCAGGGCAGGCTGAGCGCGATGAAGAAGGCGGGCGTGCGCCTGCTGGGCGGGCATCTGCAGGGCGTGCAGGCCATGCCGGGCCGGCAGGAGAATCTCTGCGTCATCATTGGCAACGAGGCCAGGGGCATGAGCGAGAGCGCCGTGCGGCTCTGCGATTATCTTGTGAAAATTCCCATCTATGGAAAGGCTGAGAGTTTGAATGCGGCCGTGGCCGCGGGAATTTTGCTCTATCGGTGCAAAGAGGGCAGATAG
- a CDS encoding amino acid ABC transporter ATP-binding protein, translating to MFEVKGLCKDFGELKVLKGINETFYKGDVAAIIGPSGSGKSTFIRCLNLLEQPTSGQIVFEGNEITAKGFDVNLHRQKVGMVFQQFNLFNNLSVLDNVTISLKKVKGTSKEEAEKKAMALLERVGLADKAAAYPSQLSGGQKQRIAIVRALAMEPDVLLFDEPTSALDPEMVGEVLQVISDLAKDGITMVVVTHEMGFAQKVATRVMFMDEGVIAEEGSPADIFEHPQNPRTKEFLSKVINVI from the coding sequence ATGTTTGAGGTAAAAGGCCTCTGCAAGGATTTTGGCGAATTAAAAGTGCTCAAGGGCATCAACGAGACGTTCTATAAAGGCGATGTCGCCGCCATCATCGGGCCTTCGGGCAGCGGCAAATCCACCTTTATCCGATGCCTGAACCTTCTGGAACAGCCGACTTCGGGGCAGATCGTCTTCGAGGGGAACGAGATTACGGCCAAAGGCTTTGACGTCAACCTGCACCGGCAGAAAGTGGGCATGGTGTTTCAGCAGTTCAACCTGTTCAACAACTTAAGCGTGCTGGATAATGTTACGATTTCTCTGAAGAAAGTGAAAGGCACTTCAAAGGAAGAGGCGGAGAAAAAGGCGATGGCCCTGCTGGAGCGGGTCGGCCTGGCGGATAAAGCGGCGGCCTATCCTTCGCAGCTCTCGGGCGGGCAGAAGCAGAGAATCGCCATCGTCAGAGCGCTGGCTATGGAGCCGGATGTTCTGCTGTTCGATGAGCCGACTTCCGCGCTGGATCCGGAGATGGTAGGCGAGGTATTGCAGGTCATCTCGGATCTCGCAAAAGACGGCATCACGATGGTCGTCGTTACCCATGAGATGGGCTTTGCGCAGAAAGTTGCGACGCGCGTCATGTTCATGGATGAGGGCGTCATCGCAGAAGAGGGCTCGCCCGCGGATATTTTCGAGCATCCGCAGAACCCCAGAACAAAAGAGTTCTTGTCTAAAGTTATCAATGTAATTTAA
- the rplT gene encoding 50S ribosomal protein L20 — protein sequence MARIKRAVNGHKKRRKVFKAAKGYYGARHRQYRTVKQAVMKSNWYAYRGRKQKKRDFRSLWITRINAAARSNGLSYSKMINGLKLAGIEVNRKMLAELAVNDAAAFAQLAEVAKSKLA from the coding sequence ATGGCAAGAATTAAAAGAGCCGTAAACGGCCATAAAAAACGCAGAAAAGTATTTAAAGCAGCCAAGGGATACTATGGCGCAAGACACAGACAGTACCGCACAGTCAAGCAGGCGGTCATGAAGTCTAACTGGTATGCATACCGCGGCAGAAAGCAGAAAAAGCGCGATTTCCGCTCTTTGTGGATCACCAGAATCAACGCGGCTGCGCGCAGCAACGGCCTGAGCTACTCCAAGATGATCAACGGCCTGAAGCTTGCGGGAATCGAAGTCAACCGCAAAATGCTGGCAGAGCTGGCAGTCAACGATGCGGCGGCGTTCGCACAGCTGGCCGAAGTTGCCAAGAGCAAACTGGCATAA
- a CDS encoding phosphomannomutase/phosphoglucomutase — MELAKLQNGSDIRGVASEGIAGQPVNLTDEAVFHLAAGFICWLQKRLGKEQVRVGVGRDSRISGPRILENVRKAAEYCGAALYDTGLASTPAMFMSTITEGFGYDGAIMITASHLPFNRNGLKFFVQEGGLESSDIKEVIAIAQKEEYQKAEGGCYEQVDFMTVYAKILADKIRQGTGKEKPLEGMKIVVDAGNGAGGFYVEKVLKPLGADTAGSQFLEPDGSFPNHIPNPEDKEAAASISKAVLDAGADLGVIFDTDVDRAGAVDSKGGIINRNRLIALISAILLEEHPGTTIVTDSTTSSGLAKFIKAHGGIHHRFKRGYKNVINESIRLNQAGQDTQIGIETSGHAALKENYFLDDGAYLVTKIIIKMAQMAAKGENIFDLIADLEEPQEAVEFRLSIKAEDFKAYGAQIIEELTKKTAADARFIPAEDNHEGIRVSLGKEDGNGWFLVRLSLHDPIIPVNAESDEQGGLGKIVAALYELIGGYEQLDLAPIEAFLK; from the coding sequence ATGGAATTAGCGAAGCTTCAAAACGGCAGTGATATACGCGGCGTTGCCAGCGAGGGAATCGCCGGGCAGCCGGTCAATTTGACGGACGAGGCTGTTTTTCATCTGGCGGCGGGCTTTATTTGCTGGCTGCAAAAGCGCTTGGGCAAAGAGCAGGTTCGCGTTGGCGTCGGCCGGGATTCGCGCATCAGCGGCCCGCGCATTCTGGAAAATGTCCGCAAAGCGGCGGAGTATTGCGGCGCTGCGCTCTATGATACGGGCCTTGCCTCCACGCCGGCTATGTTCATGTCTACGATTACAGAGGGCTTCGGGTATGACGGCGCCATCATGATCACGGCGAGCCATCTGCCCTTCAACCGCAACGGCCTGAAATTCTTTGTGCAGGAGGGCGGCCTGGAGAGCAGCGATATCAAAGAGGTTATCGCCATTGCGCAAAAAGAGGAGTATCAGAAGGCGGAAGGCGGCTGCTATGAGCAGGTGGATTTCATGACGGTCTATGCCAAAATCCTCGCGGATAAGATTCGCCAGGGGACGGGCAAGGAAAAGCCGCTGGAAGGCATGAAAATCGTCGTGGACGCGGGCAACGGCGCCGGCGGTTTCTATGTGGAAAAAGTGCTGAAGCCGCTGGGCGCGGATACTGCGGGCAGCCAGTTTTTGGAGCCGGACGGCAGCTTCCCCAACCATATCCCCAACCCGGAAGATAAAGAGGCGGCGGCCTCCATCTCCAAAGCGGTCTTGGATGCGGGCGCAGATCTCGGTGTCATTTTCGATACAGACGTAGACCGGGCAGGCGCGGTGGATTCCAAGGGCGGAATCATCAACCGCAACCGCCTGATTGCGCTCATCAGCGCGATTCTGCTGGAGGAGCATCCCGGGACCACCATCGTTACGGACTCGACGACTTCCAGCGGCCTGGCAAAGTTCATCAAGGCACACGGCGGCATTCACCACCGCTTCAAGAGAGGCTATAAGAACGTCATCAACGAGAGCATCCGCCTGAATCAGGCAGGGCAGGATACCCAGATCGGCATCGAGACCTCCGGCCATGCCGCGCTCAAGGAGAACTATTTCTTGGACGACGGTGCATATCTCGTCACCAAGATCATCATCAAAATGGCGCAGATGGCGGCCAAGGGAGAGAATATCTTCGATTTGATCGCAGATCTGGAAGAGCCCCAGGAGGCCGTGGAATTCCGCCTGTCCATCAAAGCGGAGGATTTCAAGGCATACGGCGCGCAGATCATCGAAGAGTTGACCAAAAAGACGGCGGCTGATGCTAGGTTCATCCCGGCAGAGGATAACCACGAGGGCATCCGCGTCTCGCTGGGCAAGGAAGACGGGAACGGCTGGTTCCTGGTTCGCCTCTCCCTGCACGATCCGATTATCCCGGTCAACGCCGAGAGCGATGAGCAGGGCGGCCTCGGCAAGATCGTCGCGGCGCTTTACGAGCTGATTGGCGGCTATGAGCAGCTGGATCTCGCGCCGATTGAGGCGTTTCTGAAATAG
- the pheS gene encoding phenylalanine--tRNA ligase subunit alpha, which yields MDNHEKILQEVRQALSELRQEEKAAGQEVLGRLQELRVKYLGKKGEITQMMKQMGTLPKEERPSFGQKVNSLRQKVEEAFEQRKSELEERIKEKKLAAERIDVTLEKPEAGMGGVHPLTKVYRQVRGIFEGMGFQVVEGPEIEFDKYNFEMLNIPKDHPARDMQDTFYVTDDIVLRTHTSPVQIRTMLGHQPPIRVICPGRVYRTDDVDATHSPVFNQIEGLVIDKGITFADLKGTLNTFLRQLYGEQTKTKFRPGFFPFTEPSAEVDATCSLCGGKGCPACKGAGMVEVLGCGMVNPKVLENCGLDPEVYSGYAFGLGLDRLTNIKYGITDIRLLYESDVRFLRQFR from the coding sequence ATGGATAACCACGAGAAAATTTTACAAGAGGTTCGGCAGGCTCTTTCCGAGCTGCGGCAGGAAGAAAAAGCAGCCGGGCAGGAGGTGCTCGGCCGTTTGCAGGAGCTGAGAGTCAAATATTTGGGCAAAAAGGGCGAGATCACCCAGATGATGAAGCAGATGGGGACGCTGCCCAAGGAAGAGCGCCCCAGTTTCGGGCAGAAGGTCAACAGCCTGCGCCAGAAGGTGGAAGAGGCGTTCGAGCAGCGGAAAAGCGAGCTGGAAGAGCGCATCAAGGAGAAAAAGCTGGCGGCAGAGCGGATCGACGTTACGCTGGAAAAGCCCGAGGCAGGCATGGGCGGCGTGCACCCGCTGACCAAGGTTTACCGCCAGGTGCGCGGCATTTTCGAGGGAATGGGCTTCCAGGTGGTCGAGGGGCCGGAAATTGAGTTTGACAAATACAATTTTGAGATGCTCAATATCCCCAAGGATCACCCGGCAAGGGATATGCAGGATACTTTCTATGTAACGGACGACATCGTGCTGCGCACGCATACTTCTCCCGTGCAGATCCGCACGATGCTGGGACATCAGCCGCCCATCCGGGTCATCTGCCCGGGGCGCGTTTACCGCACGGACGACGTAGACGCGACGCATTCGCCTGTGTTTAACCAGATCGAGGGGCTTGTCATCGATAAGGGAATCACCTTTGCGGATCTCAAGGGCACGCTCAACACCTTCCTGCGCCAGCTTTACGGCGAGCAGACCAAGACCAAGTTCCGCCCCGGTTTCTTCCCGTTTACAGAGCCAAGCGCAGAGGTAGACGCAACCTGCTCGCTCTGCGGCGGCAAAGGCTGCCCGGCCTGCAAGGGCGCTGGCATGGTAGAAGTGCTGGGATGCGGCATGGTCAACCCCAAAGTGCTGGAAAACTGCGGGCTGGACCCAGAAGTCTATTCGGGATATGCTTTCGGCCTGGGGCTGGATCGGCTGACCAACATCAAATACGGCATCACGGATATCCGCCTGCTCTATGAGAGCGACGTGCGGTTCCTGCGGCAGTTCAGATAG
- a CDS encoding amino acid ABC transporter permease: MGFFEILADYYQYFLQGTRTTIIVALFTVFFGAILGCFIALMRLSKCKPLQWFSKLYITVIRGTPMLVQLYIVYYQLDFLPYPSGTLFGVDMERAIPCIIALSINSAAYIAEIIRAGIQAVDVGQTEAARSCGMTSSQAMRYIILPQAIKNILPAIGNEFVTMVKETSIVQYLGIADLMYNNGIVVTATYNPLPCYYISALIYLVLNVVLGKGLSIFERRMKKSER; this comes from the coding sequence ATGGGATTTTTTGAGATCTTAGCAGACTACTATCAATACTTCCTGCAAGGCACGCGCACAACGATCATCGTCGCGCTGTTCACGGTCTTTTTCGGCGCGATTTTGGGCTGTTTCATCGCGCTGATGCGGCTCTCCAAATGCAAGCCGCTGCAGTGGTTCAGCAAGCTGTATATCACAGTCATCCGAGGCACGCCGATGCTGGTTCAGCTGTATATCGTCTATTATCAGCTGGATTTTCTCCCGTATCCCTCGGGCACGCTTTTCGGGGTGGATATGGAGCGGGCGATTCCCTGCATCATCGCGCTTTCCATCAACTCGGCGGCATATATCGCAGAGATCATCCGGGCGGGCATTCAGGCGGTGGATGTCGGGCAGACCGAGGCGGCGCGCTCCTGCGGCATGACTTCTTCCCAGGCGATGCGGTATATCATTTTGCCCCAGGCCATCAAAAACATCCTGCCTGCCATCGGCAATGAGTTTGTAACCATGGTCAAGGAAACTTCCATTGTGCAGTACCTTGGCATCGCGGATCTGATGTATAATAACGGTATCGTCGTTACGGCGACCTATAATCCGCTTCCCTGCTACTATATCTCGGCGCTCATCTATCTGGTGCTGAACGTCGTCCTTGGCAAGGGGCTGAGCATCTTCGAGAGGAGGATGAAAAAAAGTGAAAGATGA
- the rpmI gene encoding 50S ribosomal protein L35: MPKMKTHRGAAKRFNVTKSGRIKRSQTNKRHLLNGKTTKRKRSLRKGVYMVEAGEKNMRELLPYS, encoded by the coding sequence ATGCCAAAAATGAAAACTCACAGAGGCGCCGCCAAGCGTTTCAACGTTACCAAAAGCGGCCGGATCAAAAGAAGCCAGACAAACAAGCGCCACCTTCTGAACGGGAAAACCACAAAGCGCAAGAGAAGCCTGAGAAAGGGCGTCTATATGGTCGAGGCTGGCGAGAAGAATATGAGGGAGCTGCTTCCTTATAGCTAG
- the infC gene encoding translation initiation factor IF-3, which translates to MFIANDLLINEQIRDREVRVIGEKGDQLGILEIAAAQKLADEAGLDLVNISPKAVPPVCKIMDYGKYRFEQGKKQKEAKKNQKTTTLKEMRLSATIDTHDMEVKAKNVAKFLAGGDKVKVSIRFRGRQLSHTENGLTVMNTFLQMLGDKVAVEKPARMEGRSMFMILAPKN; encoded by the coding sequence ATTTTCATAGCTAACGATCTACTCATCAATGAACAGATCCGCGACCGCGAGGTGCGCGTGATTGGAGAAAAGGGCGATCAGCTGGGTATTTTGGAGATTGCAGCAGCGCAAAAGCTGGCGGATGAAGCCGGGCTGGATCTCGTCAATATCTCCCCCAAAGCGGTGCCGCCGGTTTGCAAAATTATGGATTACGGCAAATACCGCTTTGAGCAGGGCAAGAAGCAAAAGGAAGCCAAGAAAAACCAGAAGACCACAACCCTTAAGGAGATGCGCCTTTCCGCCACCATCGACACCCATGATATGGAAGTCAAGGCGAAAAACGTCGCAAAATTCCTTGCGGGAGGAGATAAGGTAAAAGTATCAATTCGTTTCCGGGGCAGACAGCTCAGCCATACGGAAAACGGGCTGACTGTCATGAATACGTTTTTGCAGATGCTGGGCGACAAGGTTGCCGTTGAAAAGCCGGCCAGGATGGAAGGCCGCAGCATGTTCATGATACTTGCACCAAAGAATTAA
- a CDS encoding ornithine cyclodeaminase family protein, translating to MLHTTNPEILFLKQEDVVKAGLLDMKQILEVTEKTYSLLGQGHIKNPPKTNTSIPDKANWQSFFNSMPSYIGGDVNIAGIKWAAESKKNATIPGIPYGIDISILSDPETVLPFCILDGTLITAMRTSAVGGVLAKYTAPSNTETATLVGAGVIGRTMLSALHEALPQIKTMYLADLEIAKAEELAKEYSESLGVEIIPTTDAKAAALKSQLIVGETTARTPIIDKSWLTPGCGLVTMHTAEVSDEVILAAENIAADYWTQMRTHANPLARLSQEGKLDESGIIDLCELVLGKKKLRTSDDQFVMSASLGLGALDIMIGYQMYLNATKMGIGTKVALWDNPLWE from the coding sequence ATGTTGCACACGACCAACCCTGAAATCCTGTTCCTCAAACAGGAAGACGTTGTCAAAGCCGGCCTTCTGGATATGAAGCAGATCCTGGAAGTTACGGAGAAGACGTACTCCCTGCTGGGCCAGGGGCACATCAAAAACCCGCCCAAGACCAACACCAGCATTCCCGATAAGGCAAACTGGCAGTCGTTCTTCAACTCCATGCCCAGCTATATCGGCGGCGATGTGAACATCGCGGGCATCAAGTGGGCAGCGGAATCCAAGAAGAACGCCACCATCCCCGGCATTCCCTACGGCATCGATATCTCCATTCTGAGCGATCCCGAGACGGTGCTTCCGTTCTGCATCCTGGACGGCACGCTCATCACCGCAATGCGCACGTCCGCAGTCGGCGGCGTGCTGGCGAAATACACGGCGCCCTCCAATACCGAGACGGCGACGCTGGTCGGCGCAGGCGTAATCGGCCGCACCATGCTTTCTGCACTGCATGAAGCGCTGCCGCAGATCAAGACCATGTATCTGGCAGATCTGGAGATCGCAAAGGCAGAGGAGCTTGCCAAGGAATACAGCGAGAGCCTGGGCGTCGAGATCATCCCGACGACGGATGCCAAAGCTGCTGCGCTCAAATCCCAGCTCATCGTAGGCGAGACGACAGCCCGCACGCCGATTATCGATAAATCCTGGCTGACGCCCGGCTGCGGCCTGGTTACCATGCACACCGCTGAGGTGAGCGACGAAGTGATTCTGGCGGCAGAGAACATCGCGGCAGACTACTGGACGCAGATGAGAACGCATGCCAACCCGCTGGCTCGGCTGAGCCAGGAAGGCAAGCTGGATGAGAGCGGCATCATCGATTTGTGCGAACTCGTGCTGGGCAAGAAGAAGCTGCGCACCAGCGACGATCAGTTCGTCATGTCCGCATCCCTGGGCCTGGGCGCGCTGGATATCATGATCGGCTATCAGATGTATCTGAACGCGACCAAGATGGGCATCGGCACCAAAGTTGCGCTTTGGGATAACCCCCTTTGGGAATAA